DNA sequence from the Streptomyces tsukubensis genome:
TCATCTGGTCGGCGGCGCGCTGCTCGGTGACCCGGCTGTGGGAGAGGTAGACGACGATGTCCTGTTCGGTGAGGGTTTCCTCGCGGCCGAGCTTCTCGTGCGCGAGACCGATGCCGCGGCGTTCGAGGAGCATCGTGTAGTCGGCCTCGGGCGGTACGGGGACGGGGTCGAGCCCGCGCTTCCTCAGCAGGGCGTTGAAGATCCTGCCGTGCTTGTCCTCGTCGGCGCCGTGCCGGGTGATCCTGGGGGCGAGGTCGCGCAGGCCGGTGGGTACGAGGGCGGCGATGCGCGCGTTCTCCCAGCCGCCCTGTGCCTCGCCGCTCGCGGCGATGGAGCAGAAGAGCCGGTAGGAGTCGTCGTTGTCGAGGATTTCCTGGAACAGGCTTCGGGCCGAGAGCATGGCTGCACCTCCTGAAAGCATCCGCAAAGAACGAGTCAAATGCGGTGGGGCACAGGTGGCAACAGCTCGGACGGACAACTGCGCCGAACAGGTCACGGCCCTGCTCCGGACGGTGCCGGCGAGGCGGGTGGGGCGCGCGTGCCGACCTGTTGCGGCGGCCGCGGGGCACGTCTGTCAGCGCCGTGGCCGTGGCGGAACGGCGCGGCCGCCCCCGTACGGCGCCGCGCCGTTCGACTGCCGTGCCCCGGGCCGGTCCGCCGGGCTCAGGCCAGTCCGGCGTGCTCCAGGGCCTCCGTGCCTGCGCGCAGGGCGGCGAGGCGCTCGTCGAGCGTGAATCCCGCCGGGGCGAGCGTGAGGGTGGTGACCCCTGCGTCCGCGTAGGCGCGCATCCCGTCGGCGATCCGCTCGACGGAGCCGAGGAGGGTCGTGGAGTCGATCAGCTCGTGCGGTACGGCGGCGGCGGCGCCGTCCTTGTCCCCGTCCAGGTAGCGGTCCTGGATCTCGGCGGCCTCCTTCTCGTACCCCATGCGACGGGCGAGCTGGTTGTAGAAGTTCTGCTTACGGCTGCCCATGCCGCCGACGTAGAGGGCGGTGTAGGGGCGGAAGACGTCGGCGAGCGCGGTGACGTCGTCCCCGAGCGCGATCGGCAAGGTCGGACAGACGTCGAAGCCCTCCATGGTCTTGCCGGCCTTCTCGCGGCCCGCGCGCAGCGGCCGGATCGCGGTCTCCTCCAGATGCGCGGCGGACGGGAAGATCAGCAGGGCGCCGTCGGCGATCTCACCGGTCTGTTCGAGGTTCTTGGGGCCTATGGCGGCGATGTAGAGGGGGATGTGCTCGCGCTGGGGGTGGACGGTGAGCTTGATGGGCTTGCCGGGGCCGCCGGGCAGCGGGAGGGTCCAGTGCTCTCCGTCGTGGGTGAGCCGCTGACGGGTCATCGCCTTGCGGACGATCTCGACGTACTCCCGGGTGCGGGAGAGCGGTTTGTCGAACTTCACCCCGTACCAGCCCTCCGAGACCTGGGGGCCGGACACCCCGAGGCCGAGCCGGAAGCGTCCGCCGGAGAGGGAGTCGAGGGTGGCGGCCGTCATGGCCGTCATGGCGGGCTGGCGGGCGGGGATCTGCATGATGGCGGAGCCGACGTCGATGCGCTCGGTCTGCGCCGCGACCCAGCTCAGTACGGTCGGTGCGTCGGAGCCGTAGGCCTCGGCCGCCCAGCAGACGTCGTAGCCGAGGCGGTCCGCCTCCCGGGCGACGGTCAGATTGTCGCCGTCCATACCGGCGCCCCAGTAGCCGAGATTGATGCCGAGCCGCATACCCACTCCCCTTACCAATCAGTAACATCCCTGTGGCGGGGACTCTAGCGCGCCCGGACCGGATCCGTCAGGGTCGTCTTCGCCACCTCGTACCGCGGGCCGGGCCGTTGCCCGGTTGTCCACAGGCTCTCTCGGTGTCGTCCCCCGGCCAGTACCCTCAGCGCTCATGGAGCAGAGGCATCTCGGCAGCACCGGCCTGCGCGTGTCCCGGATCGGGCTCGGCACCCTGACCTGGGGCCGGGACACCGACGAGCACGACGCCGCCGACCAACTCAAGGCGTTCTGGGAGGCGGGCGGGACGCTCGTCGACACCGCCGATGTGTACGGGGGCGGGGATGCCGAGTTCGTGCTGGGGCAGCTCGTGGAGCGGCTGGTGCCGCGGCGGGATCTGGTCATAGCGACCAAGGCCGGGAGCGTGCCCGATCCCGACCGCCGCTTCGACGGCTCGCGAGGGCATCTGCTCGCCGCGCTCGACGACTCCCTCCAGCGTCTGGGCACCGACCACGTCGACCTGTGGCAGGTCCATGCCTTCGACCCGCTGACCCCGCTGGAGGAGACCCTCCAGGCCGTGGACACCGCCGTCACCAGTGGCCGCGCCCGGTATGCGGGCGTGTCGAACTTCTGCGGCTGGCAGCTCGCCAAGGCCGCGACCTGGCAGCTCGCCGCGCCCGGGGTACGCACCCGGATCGCCAGCACTCAGATGGAGTATTCGCTGTTGCAGCGGGGGGTGGAGCGCGAGGTCCTGCCAGCCGCGCTGGACCTGGGCGTCGGTCTGCTGCCGTCGTCGCCGCTGGGGCGCGGGGTGCTCACCGGCAAGTACCGCGGTGGGGTACCGGCGGATTCGCGGGGCGCGTCGGAGCGGCTCGGTGCCTTCGTCGAGCCGTATCTGGACGAGACGGCCGACCGCATCGTGGGTGCGGTGACCACCGCCGCCGACGGGCTCGCCGTGACACCGCTCCAGGTGGCGCTGGCCTGGGTCCGGGACCGTCCCGG
Encoded proteins:
- a CDS encoding ferritin-like domain-containing protein, translating into MLSARSLFQEILDNDDSYRLFCSIAASGEAQGGWENARIAALVPTGLRDLAPRITRHGADEDKHGRIFNALLRKRGLDPVPVPPEADYTMLLERRGIGLAHEKLGREETLTEQDIVVYLSHSRVTEQRAADQMIMLVRYFGDHPEVGKAIRMISHDEDNHLAYCHEELLRLTAAGHGPAIRRILRSCALAEIRIYRDVSLAVMERMGGLLGWSPTKAAVLTAGVHAMYLYERLGGWRRMVRLRMPERRGALDGPAAPAPAF
- a CDS encoding aldo/keto reductase, giving the protein MEQRHLGSTGLRVSRIGLGTLTWGRDTDEHDAADQLKAFWEAGGTLVDTADVYGGGDAEFVLGQLVERLVPRRDLVIATKAGSVPDPDRRFDGSRGHLLAALDDSLQRLGTDHVDLWQVHAFDPLTPLEETLQAVDTAVTSGRARYAGVSNFCGWQLAKAATWQLAAPGVRTRIASTQMEYSLLQRGVEREVLPAALDLGVGLLPSSPLGRGVLTGKYRGGVPADSRGASERLGAFVEPYLDETADRIVGAVTTAADGLAVTPLQVALAWVRDRPGVVAPIVGARNAKQLAAALSVETLSLPDEIRRALDDVSAPVHRYPDQDWSTL
- a CDS encoding LLM class F420-dependent oxidoreductase, whose translation is MRLGINLGYWGAGMDGDNLTVAREADRLGYDVCWAAEAYGSDAPTVLSWVAAQTERIDVGSAIMQIPARQPAMTAMTAATLDSLSGGRFRLGLGVSGPQVSEGWYGVKFDKPLSRTREYVEIVRKAMTRQRLTHDGEHWTLPLPGGPGKPIKLTVHPQREHIPLYIAAIGPKNLEQTGEIADGALLIFPSAAHLEETAIRPLRAGREKAGKTMEGFDVCPTLPIALGDDVTALADVFRPYTALYVGGMGSRKQNFYNQLARRMGYEKEAAEIQDRYLDGDKDGAAAAVPHELIDSTTLLGSVERIADGMRAYADAGVTTLTLAPAGFTLDERLAALRAGTEALEHAGLA